The Acetomicrobium flavidum genome window below encodes:
- a CDS encoding molybdopterin-dependent aldehyde oxidoreductase, with amino-acid sequence MKQYLRKSIKVNGCPHHVVASPDAMLVNVIRKQLGLTGTKLGCGSGQCGACEVIMNGKLVRSCIVRWDKVPQDAEILTIEGLGRPEKLHALQWAYVKTGAIQCGFCTPGFIMSSKALLDENPNPTREEVRDWFQKNRNACRCTGYVQIVDAVMLAAKVLRGEEEMTDFSELTRDGKIWGSHYPRPSAVYKATGTWDFGDDVALKLPEETLFAACVCPETHHAVVKKIDFSEAEKMPGVYKVVTAKDIYANKGTNRIRGQVGSKTATTNGWERRILVEEGDKIRQWGEAVAIVCADTEEHARAAADAVKVEIEELPALLNVKDAMTPGAVKVHEDIPDIDGIPNVFNKRPIKKGNDPKEDLDKAPYVVEDEFYSSRQPHLTIETDCGFGYFDEEGRLTLQTKSICVYRHQLMIARGLGLPPSKIRVIQNNMGATFGYKVGPTNEHLIGACVIATGRPVYMRLDMKEHIIRTPKRSPFLMKIRVGADENGKLVGLEHYWYVDHGPYSESSQDLTNKGGQFMLAPYRVNNIRGCGYTVFTNHKWCTAFRCYGGPQTYFGGELAIDMLAEKVGMDPLDFREKNLIQPGDTLPSGQRPEVYPLQAMVTHIRPLYEEAKKQAAALSTDKIKHGVGVAIGIYNSNDDGPDEANSHIELTKDGVILYNTWEDHGQGADMGCVGTAHEALRPLGLRPDQIKLVCNDTAKAPNSGAAAASRSQVMVGMAIVDSCRKLLDAMRKPDGTYRTYDEMIAEGIPTYYEGYYKATLRNVNGEIQHCTGMDDETGQGYPFANHMFGVFLAEVSVDVTTGEAKVDRMTLACDVGKINNYAIVEGQLYGGIAQGIGFALKENFEDVKKHNNLLACGFPYIKDIPDNIRLIHMESPREFGPFGASGTGEVPLSAPHAAIINAIHNACGIRLKTIPATPDRILKALEEAKK; translated from the coding sequence ATGAAACAGTATTTAAGGAAAAGCATCAAGGTCAACGGATGTCCTCACCACGTAGTCGCCTCCCCCGACGCCATGCTGGTCAACGTAATTAGAAAACAACTCGGGCTAACGGGAACAAAGCTTGGATGCGGATCGGGACAATGCGGAGCATGCGAGGTCATAATGAACGGCAAGCTCGTGCGTTCCTGCATCGTAAGATGGGACAAGGTGCCGCAAGACGCTGAAATTCTCACCATAGAGGGCTTAGGAAGACCTGAGAAGCTTCACGCGCTTCAGTGGGCTTACGTAAAGACGGGCGCCATACAGTGCGGCTTTTGCACGCCGGGATTTATCATGAGCTCTAAGGCCTTGCTCGACGAAAACCCGAATCCGACTCGTGAAGAGGTACGAGATTGGTTCCAGAAGAACCGAAACGCCTGCAGATGCACCGGTTACGTCCAGATCGTAGATGCCGTCATGCTTGCCGCTAAAGTCTTGCGCGGCGAAGAGGAGATGACGGATTTCTCGGAACTGACTCGAGACGGGAAAATATGGGGAAGCCATTACCCGAGGCCAAGCGCTGTATATAAGGCAACCGGCACATGGGACTTCGGCGACGACGTAGCGCTAAAGTTACCTGAAGAGACGCTTTTCGCCGCCTGCGTATGCCCCGAGACTCACCATGCCGTAGTCAAAAAGATAGATTTCAGCGAGGCCGAAAAGATGCCCGGTGTATATAAGGTCGTGACGGCAAAAGACATCTACGCAAACAAGGGCACGAATAGAATAAGGGGTCAGGTGGGATCTAAGACCGCCACGACCAACGGCTGGGAACGTCGAATCCTCGTAGAGGAAGGAGACAAGATTCGCCAGTGGGGAGAGGCAGTAGCGATAGTCTGTGCCGACACGGAAGAGCACGCAAGGGCTGCAGCCGATGCCGTGAAGGTAGAAATCGAAGAACTCCCAGCGCTTTTGAACGTCAAAGATGCCATGACACCCGGGGCAGTAAAGGTGCATGAGGACATACCCGATATAGACGGAATACCTAATGTGTTTAACAAACGGCCCATAAAGAAGGGCAACGATCCAAAGGAAGACTTAGACAAGGCTCCCTACGTAGTTGAAGACGAATTTTACAGTTCGAGGCAACCTCATTTGACGATAGAGACCGATTGCGGATTTGGCTATTTCGACGAAGAAGGCCGTTTGACGCTTCAGACCAAAAGTATCTGCGTGTACCGCCATCAACTCATGATAGCCCGCGGTTTAGGATTACCGCCTTCAAAGATACGCGTCATACAAAATAACATGGGTGCCACATTCGGCTACAAGGTCGGCCCCACGAACGAACACTTGATTGGCGCCTGTGTAATTGCCACGGGAAGGCCCGTTTACATGAGGCTCGACATGAAAGAACACATCATTCGCACGCCCAAGAGGTCGCCCTTTTTGATGAAGATTCGAGTTGGAGCTGACGAAAATGGCAAGCTGGTAGGCTTAGAGCATTATTGGTACGTAGACCATGGACCTTACTCGGAATCCAGCCAAGACTTAACCAACAAGGGCGGACAGTTCATGCTTGCGCCTTACAGGGTAAACAATATTCGTGGATGCGGTTACACCGTATTTACCAACCACAAATGGTGCACGGCCTTTAGATGTTATGGCGGACCGCAAACCTACTTTGGAGGAGAGCTTGCCATAGACATGTTGGCTGAAAAGGTCGGCATGGACCCCTTGGATTTCCGCGAGAAAAACTTAATCCAGCCTGGCGATACCTTACCCAGCGGCCAAAGGCCGGAAGTTTATCCACTTCAGGCCATGGTCACCCATATACGGCCACTTTACGAAGAGGCTAAAAAACAAGCTGCCGCCTTGTCAACCGATAAGATAAAGCATGGCGTGGGCGTTGCCATAGGGATTTACAACTCAAACGACGACGGCCCCGACGAGGCAAACAGCCACATCGAGCTGACTAAAGACGGAGTGATACTTTACAACACATGGGAAGACCACGGACAGGGAGCAGACATGGGCTGTGTCGGCACGGCACACGAGGCGCTAAGGCCGTTGGGCTTGAGACCTGACCAGATAAAGCTCGTCTGCAACGACACTGCCAAAGCGCCAAATAGCGGAGCGGCAGCAGCCAGCCGTTCTCAGGTCATGGTCGGGATGGCCATCGTAGACAGCTGCCGAAAACTTCTTGACGCCATGCGAAAGCCCGACGGCACGTACAGGACCTACGACGAGATGATCGCCGAAGGCATACCCACCTACTACGAGGGCTACTATAAAGCTACCTTGCGAAACGTAAATGGTGAGATCCAACACTGCACGGGCATGGACGATGAAACGGGTCAGGGCTATCCCTTTGCCAATCACATGTTCGGCGTCTTTTTAGCAGAGGTGTCGGTGGACGTAACGACAGGAGAGGCAAAGGTCGACCGCATGACGCTGGCATGTGACGTGGGAAAGATCAACAACTACGCCATCGTGGAAGGGCAGCTATACGGAGGCATCGCCCAGGGCATAGGGTTTGCATTGAAGGAAAACTTTGAGGACGTAAAAAAACACAA